In a genomic window of Corynebacterium lizhenjunii:
- a CDS encoding ankyrin repeat domain-containing protein has product MRLLDYVEQGVSVDLANHEGHSLLMLASYNGHVELSRGLIAAGANVNQLNDRGQSPLAGVVFKKEDALIELLLAAGADPLAGQPSALDTARMFGRELQ; this is encoded by the coding sequence ATGCGCCTGCTGGACTACGTGGAGCAGGGCGTGAGCGTCGATTTGGCCAACCACGAAGGCCACTCCTTGCTCATGCTGGCCTCCTACAACGGCCACGTGGAGCTTAGCCGCGGACTCATAGCGGCAGGTGCCAACGTGAACCAGCTCAATGATCGCGGCCAGTCTCCACTTGCCGGCGTGGTTTTTAAGAAAGAAGACGCGCTGATCGAGCTTCTGCTGGCCGCTGGTGCTGACCCCCTGGCTGGCCAGCCGTCGGCCCTAGACACTGCCCGTATGTTTGGCCGGGAACTCCAGTGA
- the holA gene encoding DNA polymerase III subunit delta, which translates to MTAAPVHLIVGDDEFLAERARLAIQRAQGTETLTLRASEVTQGELIEATSPSLFGEDRVIVITDAEKVGAELGKVIIAACADPAPGMTLVVMYSVTAKTMKSKKKPPELVAKLSSLGQVHEVYALGPRELNPWLTHEFQQLGVRPTPDVIQLIIDSVGSDLRELASAASQLVADTDGNVTRDAVRDYYSGIAEVANWDIADAAVAGRTGAAVATCRRALQLGASPVAIAFALANKVSTIARLYDARGDHFTLAKNLGMNPYAVKASLPVARRWSGDNVTAATILVDNLGAAVVGQGGDEAYAVEEAVRQIAQLAG; encoded by the coding sequence ATGACTGCAGCACCGGTGCACCTGATTGTGGGCGATGATGAATTCCTGGCCGAGCGCGCCCGGCTGGCCATCCAACGCGCGCAAGGCACAGAAACGCTGACCTTGCGGGCCAGCGAAGTCACCCAGGGCGAACTCATAGAGGCCACCAGCCCTTCACTGTTTGGTGAGGACCGCGTCATTGTCATCACCGACGCAGAGAAGGTGGGTGCGGAGCTTGGCAAGGTCATCATCGCTGCGTGCGCCGACCCGGCTCCCGGAATGACCTTGGTGGTGATGTATTCGGTAACCGCGAAGACCATGAAGTCCAAAAAGAAGCCGCCGGAGCTGGTGGCAAAGTTGTCCTCCCTGGGGCAGGTCCACGAGGTCTACGCGCTGGGTCCCCGGGAGCTCAACCCGTGGCTTACCCACGAGTTCCAGCAGCTAGGGGTGCGGCCTACCCCGGATGTCATTCAGCTCATCATCGACAGCGTGGGCTCCGACTTGCGTGAGCTGGCTTCTGCGGCCTCCCAACTGGTAGCGGATACCGACGGCAATGTCACCCGCGACGCCGTGCGGGACTATTACTCCGGCATTGCGGAGGTGGCCAATTGGGACATTGCCGATGCCGCCGTGGCCGGCCGCACCGGCGCCGCCGTGGCAACGTGCCGCCGCGCCCTGCAGCTAGGGGCTTCCCCGGTGGCTATCGCTTTTGCCCTGGCCAATAAGGTCTCTACCATCGCGCGGCTTTATGATGCCCGCGGGGACCACTTCACCTTGGCCAAAAATCTGGGAATGAACCCTTATGCCGTCAAAGCCAGCCTGCCCGTTGCCCGCCGCTGGTCCGGGGACAACGTCACCGCGGCAACCATCCTGGTGGATAACCTTGGTGCTGCGGTGGTGGGCCAGGGCGGCGATGAAGCCTATGCAGTCGAAGAAGCCGTGCGTCAGATAGCCCAACTAGCGGGGTAA
- a CDS encoding ComEC/Rec2 family competence protein encodes MSELRLTPAALLVWVVLLSVAVEVPLIGVLCICFAAACAQGLRHPGQALLLFALGSCALVLGSVRADQDPGLSYTGTVIAEPTATKSGGWYVQVSVPGVSAPQAVFPRELEQVVRGSTVRVDGNTVESMAPPRGFSHTIAAHFRRNVEARTGPESHGLLPAMVLGDTAGQSEEERRVYIATGLSHLSVVSGANISLVTSTAFMLLRWAGCSPRWQVAGAVAVLLGFVALVGLGPSVLRAGMTGLVSLAAVAGSTRMQPAHALSLGVIALLLWRSDLAAQFGFALSVAATAGIVGCYPFIYSALARLGWPDVLTRAVAVAIAADVMTMPIVALMTGEVSLISVLANVLVEPATAPIRVLGVAAIAIPQLLYVLEPCAWWIYHVAYGAAALPVTTVRASPQAVLVGYGWVMVALYYLRTRV; translated from the coding sequence GTGAGTGAGCTGCGCTTAACCCCGGCGGCGCTCTTAGTGTGGGTGGTGCTGTTGAGCGTGGCTGTCGAAGTCCCCTTGATAGGCGTGCTCTGCATCTGCTTTGCCGCTGCCTGTGCCCAGGGGCTGCGGCATCCCGGTCAGGCGTTGTTGCTGTTTGCTCTGGGCTCGTGCGCCTTGGTGTTGGGGAGCGTGCGCGCGGACCAAGACCCGGGTCTCAGCTATACGGGCACCGTTATTGCTGAACCCACCGCAACGAAATCCGGCGGCTGGTATGTGCAGGTCTCCGTGCCTGGGGTCAGTGCCCCGCAGGCCGTCTTTCCCCGGGAATTGGAGCAGGTGGTACGCGGCAGCACGGTGCGCGTGGACGGCAATACAGTCGAGTCCATGGCGCCACCGCGAGGGTTCTCCCACACCATCGCTGCACACTTTCGCCGCAACGTCGAAGCGCGTACGGGGCCAGAAAGTCACGGGCTGCTGCCGGCGATGGTGCTGGGGGACACCGCGGGACAAAGTGAAGAGGAGCGCCGCGTCTACATAGCCACGGGGCTAAGCCACCTGAGCGTAGTCAGCGGCGCCAACATCTCTCTGGTCACCAGCACCGCGTTTATGCTGTTGCGCTGGGCAGGATGTTCGCCGCGCTGGCAAGTAGCCGGGGCAGTGGCGGTCTTGCTGGGCTTTGTGGCCCTGGTGGGGCTGGGGCCATCGGTACTGCGCGCCGGGATGACCGGGCTGGTATCCCTGGCGGCGGTGGCAGGATCGACGCGCATGCAACCCGCCCACGCTCTCAGCCTGGGGGTCATTGCGTTGCTGCTGTGGCGCAGTGACTTGGCGGCGCAATTCGGTTTTGCGCTCTCCGTGGCGGCTACCGCCGGGATTGTGGGCTGCTATCCCTTCATCTACTCTGCGCTGGCGCGACTGGGGTGGCCAGATGTGCTCACTCGCGCCGTTGCGGTAGCCATTGCCGCAGACGTGATGACCATGCCGATTGTGGCGTTGATGACCGGGGAGGTCTCGCTAATCTCTGTGCTGGCCAACGTCTTGGTAGAACCGGCCACTGCCCCCATCCGCGTGCTGGGGGTGGCCGCGATTGCCATCCCACAACTGCTTTATGTGCTGGAGCCGTGCGCCTGGTGGATATACCACGTGGCCTATGGGGCGGCGGCGCTACCAGTGACCACCGTGCGCGCGAGCCCCCAGGCGGTACTGGTGGGCTATGGGTGGGTGATGGTGGCTTTGTACTACCTGCGGACTAGGGTGTAG
- a CDS encoding ComEA family DNA-binding protein produces the protein MGNKEPRSRLGELLAPTGEEQLLNVAYPRPRLRVPVASAAVLATVLVAVTVVWLGVQRSPAAPPAPSEVSMAVESATPIVVAVVGEVAHPGLVTLDPGARIADALELAQPLPGVDLTSLNLAQKLQDGQQIVVGGPPAPTDSGGISLNSATAEQLQTLSGVGAVTAQAIIAYREAHGGFSEIAQLQEVQGIGPAKFAQISEQVTL, from the coding sequence ATGGGCAACAAAGAACCACGCAGCAGGCTGGGGGAGCTTTTGGCCCCCACTGGAGAAGAACAACTCCTCAACGTCGCTTACCCGCGGCCGCGGCTGCGGGTGCCGGTGGCATCGGCGGCAGTATTGGCTACGGTGCTGGTGGCCGTCACGGTGGTGTGGCTGGGAGTGCAGCGCAGCCCTGCCGCTCCACCAGCGCCCAGCGAGGTCTCTATGGCGGTAGAAAGCGCCACCCCAATTGTGGTGGCTGTGGTTGGTGAGGTTGCCCACCCCGGCCTGGTCACCCTGGACCCGGGTGCGCGAATTGCCGATGCCCTGGAGCTCGCCCAGCCCCTGCCCGGCGTCGACCTGACGTCGCTCAACCTGGCGCAAAAGCTCCAGGATGGCCAACAAATTGTGGTGGGTGGCCCGCCTGCACCCACGGACTCGGGCGGGATCTCCCTCAATTCGGCCACAGCGGAGCAACTCCAGACCCTGAGCGGGGTGGGTGCGGTCACGGCCCAGGCGATCATCGCTTACCGGGAGGCACACGGTGGCTTTAGTGAGATTGCGCAATTGCAGGAAGTCCAGGGCATTGGCCCCGCCAAGTTTGCCCAAATCTCCGAACAGGTCACGCTGTGA
- a CDS encoding DegV family protein has product MPVRVVTDSSAGLPADVIAQLDITVLDLHVMDAEGKDGAVEHSTSGLSALELAAALGRQMERSGDDGVLALHLSREFSSTWSAAVTASGVFPDTVRVIDSGTAGMVLGAAAMAAAKLAQDGADLQECYDAALDTLSRGRTWVYVHSMEELRKSGRMSTATALLSTALLATKPIMAIEDGKLELVGKTRTQTKAFTKVVELVQERAQSQPCFVAIQHSGPADAAEELRYLFEQVLAEGSTFMVLPLTEVVAVHTGAGALGISVVFSTPPNEAVKKRNKLAF; this is encoded by the coding sequence ATGCCGGTGCGCGTAGTCACCGACTCTTCTGCGGGTTTGCCTGCCGATGTCATTGCGCAGCTCGACATCACGGTGCTGGATCTGCACGTGATGGATGCCGAGGGCAAAGATGGTGCCGTGGAGCACTCCACCTCGGGGCTGTCGGCCCTGGAATTGGCGGCCGCGTTGGGGCGCCAAATGGAGCGCTCTGGGGATGATGGCGTGCTGGCTTTGCACTTGTCCCGGGAGTTTTCCTCTACGTGGTCAGCCGCGGTCACTGCCTCCGGGGTGTTCCCGGATACTGTGCGCGTGATTGATTCCGGGACTGCCGGCATGGTGCTGGGAGCGGCGGCGATGGCTGCCGCCAAGCTTGCCCAAGATGGGGCGGATTTGCAGGAGTGCTACGATGCCGCGCTGGACACCCTGTCGCGCGGGCGCACCTGGGTCTACGTGCACTCCATGGAGGAGCTGCGCAAGTCAGGGCGGATGTCCACGGCCACGGCCTTGCTGTCTACCGCGTTGCTTGCCACCAAGCCGATCATGGCTATCGAGGACGGCAAGCTGGAGCTGGTGGGCAAAACCCGCACCCAAACCAAGGCGTTTACCAAGGTGGTGGAGTTGGTGCAGGAGCGGGCCCAGTCTCAGCCGTGCTTTGTGGCCATCCAGCACTCTGGGCCTGCCGATGCCGCCGAGGAGCTGCGCTACCTCTTCGAGCAGGTCCTGGCGGAAGGCTCAACGTTTATGGTCCTGCCGCTAACGGAGGTGGTGGCCGTACACACCGGTGCTGGGGCCCTGGGGATTTCCGTGGTCTTTTCTACTCCGCCAAATGAGGCCGTAAAAAAGCGCAACAAGCTGGCCTTTTAG
- a CDS encoding histidine phosphatase family protein, whose protein sequence is MSRRLILIRHGQTTYNATGRMQGHLDTELSQVGLEQARAAAALLGDQGIVKIVSSDLVRAHRTAEIIGAQLGLDVSVDARLRETHLGQWQGRTSAEVDREYPGVRALWRHDPTWAPPEGESRVDVARRARPVVDELMRTFSHWDGAAVLLVAHGGAISALTCALLGLDVQQYGLLSGLKNTHWSQLTARPVFDPSQPDSPADFGGDGTQAQWYFDGWNMGARVVGGEGADV, encoded by the coding sequence ATGAGCCGCCGCCTGATTCTGATCCGCCACGGTCAGACCACCTATAACGCCACCGGTCGTATGCAAGGCCACCTGGACACTGAGCTGTCCCAGGTCGGCTTGGAGCAGGCGCGGGCGGCGGCGGCATTGCTGGGGGACCAGGGCATCGTCAAGATTGTGTCCTCTGACCTGGTGCGGGCGCACCGTACGGCGGAAATCATTGGTGCGCAGCTGGGGCTAGACGTTTCCGTGGACGCCCGTTTGCGGGAGACGCACCTGGGGCAATGGCAGGGCCGCACCTCTGCGGAGGTGGACAGAGAATATCCCGGCGTGCGCGCTTTGTGGCGCCATGACCCCACGTGGGCCCCGCCGGAGGGGGAGTCCCGCGTGGACGTGGCCCGGCGGGCGCGGCCTGTGGTGGATGAGCTCATGCGTACTTTTTCCCACTGGGATGGCGCGGCGGTGCTCCTGGTGGCCCACGGCGGGGCAATCTCTGCGCTGACCTGTGCCTTATTGGGGCTTGACGTCCAGCAATACGGGCTGCTGTCGGGGTTGAAGAATACCCACTGGTCCCAACTGACCGCCCGCCCGGTCTTTGATCCCAGCCAACCGGATAGTCCCGCAGACTTTGGTGGGGACGGCACCCAGGCCCAATGGTACTTTGATGGCTGGAACATGGGCGCCCGGGTTGTGGGCGGGGAGGGGGCAGACGTCTAA
- the rsfS gene encoding ribosome silencing factor — MSVTDVARRMGELAAKAADEKLASNIAVIDVSDVLAITEVFVIASAETERQVAAIVEEVEDELTKEGFEPKRREGNRENRWVLLDYGHIVVHVQREGERDYYGLDRLYRDCPLLEVDGIALPERPGEWSNEVNLREVEDIAEIPLAGPAPEEDEEY, encoded by the coding sequence TTGTCTGTAACTGACGTTGCTCGCCGCATGGGTGAGCTGGCCGCCAAAGCAGCGGATGAGAAGTTGGCCTCCAATATCGCGGTCATCGATGTCTCTGACGTGCTGGCGATAACGGAGGTCTTTGTCATTGCCTCAGCAGAGACTGAACGCCAAGTGGCTGCCATCGTCGAAGAAGTCGAGGATGAGCTGACCAAGGAAGGTTTTGAGCCCAAGCGCCGCGAGGGCAACCGCGAAAACCGCTGGGTGCTGCTGGACTATGGCCACATTGTGGTCCACGTGCAGCGCGAAGGGGAGCGTGACTACTACGGCTTGGACCGTCTCTACCGCGATTGCCCGTTGCTGGAGGTTGATGGCATTGCGCTGCCGGAACGTCCGGGCGAATGGTCCAATGAGGTCAACCTGCGTGAGGTTGAAGATATCGCGGAGATCCCGCTGGCTGGCCCCGCCCCGGAAGAAGACGAGGAGTACTAG
- the nadD gene encoding nicotinate-nucleotide adenylyltransferase, whose product MSARTEPARIGIMGGTFDPIHHGHLVAASEVAHRFGLDQVVFVPTGQPWQKADKKVTAAEHRYIMTTIATASNPRFRVSRVDIDRGGQTYTIDTLRDIAQLFPGAQLYFITGADALANIQSWRDWDVMLTMATFVGVTRPGYELTKDMLPPQAQEQIHLVEIPAMAISSTDCRARAQEGAPVWYLVPDGVVQYMAKNNLYQPNENRVLDLN is encoded by the coding sequence ATGAGCGCACGCACTGAGCCCGCCCGCATTGGCATCATGGGCGGGACCTTTGATCCCATCCACCACGGCCACCTGGTGGCGGCCAGCGAAGTGGCCCACCGCTTTGGTTTGGACCAGGTGGTTTTCGTGCCCACCGGGCAGCCGTGGCAGAAGGCCGATAAGAAGGTCACTGCCGCAGAGCACCGCTACATCATGACCACCATCGCCACTGCGTCCAACCCCCGGTTTCGAGTCTCCCGGGTGGATATTGACCGTGGCGGGCAGACCTATACTATTGACACGCTGCGCGATATTGCGCAGCTTTTCCCGGGGGCGCAGCTCTACTTCATTACCGGGGCGGATGCCCTGGCGAATATCCAAAGCTGGCGGGATTGGGACGTGATGCTGACCATGGCCACCTTTGTGGGAGTTACTCGCCCGGGCTATGAACTGACTAAGGACATGCTGCCGCCGCAGGCCCAAGAGCAGATCCATTTGGTGGAGATCCCAGCAATGGCTATTTCTTCAACGGACTGCCGGGCGCGCGCCCAGGAGGGGGCGCCGGTGTGGTACCTGGTGCCTGACGGGGTAGTGCAGTACATGGCGAAGAATAATCTGTACCAGCCGAATGAAAACCGAGTGCTGGATTTGAACTGA
- a CDS encoding glutamate-5-semialdehyde dehydrogenase → MSNTVLSLARAAKAVAPATARLSTAHKNAILQAAADNLEAHAEQIVQANRRDLAAGQARGMSQAMLDRLALDAGRIGGIAQGLRKVADLADPVGQVLRGHTLDNGMTMRQVRVPLGVMGMVYEARPNVTVDAFGLALKSGNVALLRGSQSAQHSNAALVELLQQTLADHGLPREVVQLLPCDSRDSVRELITARGLVDVVIPRGGAGLINAVVTEATVPTIETGTGNCHFYVDASADIDKAIAMVCNGKTRRPSVCNATETVLVDAALAPAQRLRIVAALQELGVTIHGDVAQLESWGVRGAVEATDEEWASEFLSLDICVAVVDGVGGAIEHIARFSTGHTEGIAAQDADVLARFALEVDAAAVMLNASTAFTDGEVYGMGAEIGISTQKLHARGPMALPELTSTKWIVQGSGHTRP, encoded by the coding sequence ATGAGCAACACGGTTCTTTCCCTAGCCCGCGCGGCCAAGGCGGTGGCCCCAGCCACGGCCCGGCTATCTACCGCGCACAAAAATGCCATCTTGCAGGCCGCAGCAGATAACCTGGAAGCCCATGCTGAGCAGATTGTGCAGGCCAATCGCCGTGACCTAGCCGCGGGGCAGGCCCGCGGCATGAGCCAGGCCATGCTGGACCGCTTGGCGTTGGACGCCGGGCGCATCGGCGGCATCGCCCAAGGCTTGCGGAAAGTAGCAGATTTAGCAGACCCGGTGGGGCAGGTGCTGCGGGGGCACACACTGGACAATGGGATGACCATGCGGCAGGTGCGGGTGCCGTTGGGGGTAATGGGCATGGTCTATGAGGCGCGCCCGAATGTCACCGTGGATGCCTTTGGCCTGGCGTTAAAATCCGGCAATGTGGCGCTGCTGCGTGGTTCGCAGTCGGCGCAGCATTCCAATGCCGCCCTGGTGGAACTGTTGCAGCAGACGCTGGCTGACCATGGCCTGCCGCGCGAGGTGGTTCAGCTGCTGCCGTGTGATAGTCGCGATTCGGTGCGTGAGCTTATTACCGCCCGGGGCTTGGTGGATGTGGTGATTCCACGCGGGGGAGCGGGGCTGATTAATGCCGTGGTCACTGAGGCTACCGTGCCAACCATCGAGACTGGCACGGGCAATTGCCATTTTTATGTCGATGCCAGCGCCGATATTGATAAGGCCATTGCCATGGTGTGCAATGGCAAGACCCGTCGGCCTTCCGTGTGTAACGCCACGGAGACTGTGCTTGTCGATGCCGCCTTGGCCCCCGCCCAGCGCCTGCGCATTGTGGCAGCCCTGCAAGAACTCGGGGTTACTATCCACGGTGATGTAGCGCAGCTGGAGTCCTGGGGCGTGCGTGGTGCCGTTGAGGCCACGGATGAGGAATGGGCCAGCGAGTTTTTGTCCCTGGATATTTGTGTGGCCGTGGTAGACGGGGTGGGCGGGGCAATTGAGCACATTGCGCGCTTTAGCACCGGGCACACCGAGGGCATTGCTGCTCAGGATGCTGACGTGCTGGCGCGCTTTGCGCTAGAAGTCGATGCTGCGGCGGTGATGCTCAATGCTTCGACTGCGTTTACTGATGGCGAGGTCTATGGCATGGGCGCAGAAATTGGGATTTCTACCCAGAAGCTGCACGCGCGCGGGCCGATGGCGCTGCCGGAGTTAACCTCAACGAAGTGGATTGTGCAAGGAAGCGGTCATACCCGTCCTTAG
- a CDS encoding D-isomer specific 2-hydroxyacid dehydrogenase family protein: protein MKFYMGPRQWPETIADIQSAGHELVQDIHQAEVLVNTTPNPAKISVPDNIKWVQHCYTGVNQLIDAGVIHDVPWCNTAGAFATPVAESALGLLLSVAHHHKAFALAASWSVARELDQSQAWVYPQAAPKRLAVFGAGGIGKEFIRMVAPFGLHITAVNRSGTQVPGADVTLAMADAAHVWGEADFIVCILPLTPDTAGLVDAAIFRAMKPSALFINVGRGGTVVTEDLVDALRSGEIAGAGLEVVDPEPLPDGHPLYTLPNCTMTPHMAASADVAKYHIGAVFNANAAAWEAGEEMPTRVDVERGY, encoded by the coding sequence ATGAAGTTTTACATGGGGCCGCGCCAGTGGCCGGAAACAATCGCAGATATTCAGTCCGCAGGCCACGAATTAGTCCAGGACATCCACCAAGCCGAAGTCCTAGTCAACACCACTCCCAACCCGGCCAAGATATCGGTGCCGGACAACATCAAGTGGGTGCAGCACTGCTATACCGGGGTCAACCAGCTCATAGACGCCGGGGTCATCCACGACGTCCCGTGGTGTAATACCGCCGGGGCTTTTGCCACGCCGGTGGCTGAATCCGCCCTGGGCCTGCTGCTGTCGGTAGCACACCACCACAAGGCTTTCGCCCTGGCGGCAAGCTGGTCTGTGGCCCGCGAGCTGGACCAATCCCAGGCGTGGGTCTACCCCCAGGCGGCGCCGAAGCGCCTGGCGGTGTTTGGGGCAGGGGGCATCGGCAAGGAATTTATCCGCATGGTCGCACCCTTTGGCCTGCACATCACCGCCGTTAATCGCAGCGGCACGCAAGTCCCGGGGGCTGACGTCACCCTAGCCATGGCCGACGCCGCACACGTGTGGGGCGAGGCTGACTTCATCGTGTGCATCCTGCCCCTTACCCCTGACACCGCAGGGCTTGTCGATGCCGCCATCTTCCGCGCCATGAAGCCTAGCGCCCTGTTTATCAACGTCGGCCGCGGCGGCACGGTTGTCACAGAGGACCTGGTAGACGCGCTGCGCAGCGGGGAGATCGCCGGGGCGGGCCTGGAGGTGGTGGACCCGGAACCCCTGCCGGACGGCCACCCCCTCTATACCTTGCCTAATTGCACTATGACGCCGCACATGGCGGCATCGGCAGACGTGGCCAAGTACCACATCGGCGCAGTGTTTAATGCCAATGCCGCAGCGTGGGAGGCAGGCGAGGAGATGCCCACCCGCGTTGATGTCGAGCGCGGATACTAG
- the proB gene encoding glutamate 5-kinase codes for MREQLSAARRIVVKIGSSSLTGADLRTDKAKIDRIVDAVCARAQRSDVIVVSSGAIAAALGPLGLNQRPADLATRQAAAAVGQVSLAYEWGVSFARHQRAVGQVLLTASDVGRRDRARNAQRTLERLRQLGVVPIVNENDTVATSEVHFGDNDRLSALVANLVGADALYLFSDVDGLYDKNPAAGDARFIPEVRSSADLAGVVAGDGGRVGTGGMATKVSAAGLATRGGIPVLLASAADIDAALADASVGTVFHPQPGKPLSAWKFWALYCADSGGALRLDAGAVAAVTAGGASLLAVGITEVIGEFHAGEIVDILGPDGEIVGRGEVGYDAQELRPLLGQRSQRPVIHADYLSNYASRA; via the coding sequence ATGCGCGAACAGTTATCTGCGGCCCGGCGCATTGTGGTCAAAATTGGTTCTTCTTCCTTGACGGGTGCGGACTTGCGTACTGATAAAGCGAAGATCGACAGGATTGTGGATGCCGTCTGTGCCCGGGCGCAGCGCTCTGATGTGATTGTGGTCTCCTCCGGGGCCATTGCTGCTGCTCTGGGGCCGCTGGGGCTTAACCAACGGCCTGCTGATCTGGCTACCCGCCAGGCGGCTGCCGCGGTGGGGCAGGTGAGTCTGGCGTATGAGTGGGGCGTGTCCTTCGCCCGCCACCAGCGGGCGGTGGGGCAGGTGCTGCTCACGGCATCAGACGTGGGGCGCCGGGACCGGGCCCGCAACGCGCAGCGGACCCTGGAGCGCCTGCGACAGCTGGGCGTGGTGCCGATTGTTAATGAAAATGACACGGTGGCTACCTCTGAGGTGCACTTTGGGGACAATGATCGCCTCTCTGCTTTGGTTGCCAACCTGGTGGGTGCGGATGCGCTCTACCTGTTCTCGGATGTCGACGGGCTCTATGACAAAAACCCGGCGGCGGGCGATGCCCGCTTTATTCCGGAGGTGCGCTCCAGCGCGGATCTGGCGGGGGTGGTGGCCGGTGATGGCGGGCGCGTGGGCACCGGCGGCATGGCCACCAAGGTTTCTGCCGCGGGACTGGCTACCCGGGGCGGCATTCCCGTCCTGCTGGCCAGTGCCGCCGACATTGATGCCGCCTTGGCCGATGCCTCCGTGGGCACCGTCTTCCACCCCCAGCCAGGCAAGCCGTTGTCTGCCTGGAAGTTCTGGGCGCTCTACTGCGCCGATAGCGGTGGGGCGTTGCGCCTGGATGCTGGTGCAGTCGCAGCCGTGACCGCGGGCGGTGCTTCGCTGCTGGCGGTGGGAATCACGGAGGTCATCGGCGAGTTTCATGCCGGGGAAATCGTGGACATCCTAGGACCGGACGGCGAGATCGTTGGCCGCGGGGAAGTAGGCTACGACGCCCAGGAGCTGCGGCCCCTGCTAGGCCAGCGCTCGCAGCGCCCCGTCATCCACGCCGATTACCTGTCCAATTACGCCTCCCGCGCCTAG
- the obgE gene encoding GTPase ObgE, whose amino-acid sequence MARFIDRVVLHLQAGDGGHGCASVHREKFKPLGGPDGGNGGHGGDIILEVSPQIHTLMDFHYRPHIKAGRGGNGAGDWRNGARGEDLILEIPAGTVVYSEAGEMLADLTVPGTRFIAAEGGFGGLGNAALASAQRKAPGFALQGEPGQAHDLVLELKSMADVGLVGFPSAGKSSLISVLSAAKPKIGDYPFTTLQPNLGVVDMGYESFTVADVPGLIPGASEGKGLGLDFLRHIERTAVLAHVVDVATLEPGRDPLSDIEALEKELANYQELLEQDTGLGDLRQRPRIIVLNKADIPEAEELAEFVKGDLEEKYGWPVFIISAVARKGLEPLKYKLLELVQAHRKAQPKVKADKEHTVIRPQGKHKGSFAQFTVTPDPQVPGGFVVEGEKIERWIIQTDFENDEAIGYLADRLAKAGVEDELRKLGAVEGCPVTIGDITFEWEPMTGGEATHAGRGQDGRLLGGNRVSAAERKRASQARRGLVDEYDFGDEAELTREQANRDRWQG is encoded by the coding sequence ATGGCACGTTTTATTGACCGCGTGGTGTTGCACCTGCAGGCCGGCGATGGCGGGCACGGCTGTGCATCCGTTCATCGCGAAAAATTCAAGCCGTTGGGCGGGCCTGATGGCGGCAATGGCGGCCATGGCGGCGACATCATCTTGGAGGTCTCTCCGCAGATCCATACGCTGATGGACTTCCACTACCGCCCCCACATCAAAGCTGGCCGCGGTGGCAACGGTGCCGGGGATTGGCGCAATGGCGCGCGCGGGGAGGACCTGATTTTGGAGATCCCCGCCGGTACGGTGGTCTACTCCGAAGCTGGGGAGATGCTCGCGGATCTCACGGTGCCGGGGACGCGTTTTATTGCTGCCGAGGGCGGCTTTGGTGGCTTGGGCAACGCGGCGCTGGCTTCAGCGCAGCGCAAGGCCCCCGGCTTTGCGCTCCAGGGCGAGCCTGGTCAGGCCCATGACCTGGTGCTCGAGCTAAAGTCTATGGCGGATGTGGGGTTGGTGGGCTTCCCTTCAGCCGGCAAGTCCTCGCTGATCTCCGTACTTTCTGCCGCTAAGCCCAAGATTGGGGATTACCCCTTCACCACCCTCCAGCCCAACTTGGGCGTGGTGGACATGGGCTATGAGTCCTTCACGGTGGCGGACGTGCCGGGGTTGATTCCGGGGGCATCGGAAGGCAAGGGGTTAGGCCTGGACTTCCTGCGCCACATTGAGCGCACTGCGGTGCTGGCACACGTGGTAGACGTGGCCACCCTGGAGCCGGGCCGGGACCCCCTGTCTGACATTGAGGCCCTGGAAAAGGAGCTGGCCAACTACCAGGAGCTGCTGGAACAAGACACGGGCCTGGGGGACTTGCGCCAGCGCCCGCGCATCATTGTGCTGAATAAGGCAGACATCCCGGAAGCTGAAGAGCTCGCGGAATTTGTCAAAGGCGACCTGGAAGAAAAGTACGGCTGGCCGGTCTTTATTATCTCCGCGGTGGCCCGTAAGGGCCTCGAGCCGCTGAAGTATAAGCTGTTGGAGCTGGTGCAGGCCCACCGCAAGGCGCAGCCGAAGGTGAAGGCGGATAAGGAGCACACGGTCATCCGCCCGCAGGGCAAGCACAAGGGCTCCTTCGCACAGTTCACCGTTACCCCGGACCCGCAGGTTCCTGGCGGCTTTGTGGTCGAGGGTGAGAAAATTGAGCGCTGGATTATCCAAACCGACTTCGAAAACGATGAGGCCATCGGCTACCTCGCGGACCGCCTGGCCAAGGCCGGGGTGGAAGATGAGCTGCGCAAACTCGGCGCGGTAGAAGGCTGCCCGGTAACCATCGGCGATATTACCTTTGAGTGGGAGCCGATGACCGGCGGGGAGGCCACCCACGCTGGCCGCGGCCAAGACGGCCGCCTGCTGGGTGGCAACCGGGTCTCTGCCGCGGAGCGCAAGCGTGCCTCCCAGGCCCGCCGTGGTCTAGTGGACGAGTACGACTTTGGCGATGAAGCCGAGCTGACCCGCGAGCAAGCCAACCGGGACCGCTGGCAGGGATAA